The following are from one region of the Pseudodesulfovibrio piezophilus C1TLV30 genome:
- a CDS encoding PTS sugar transporter subunit IIB: protein MTLVRIDNRLIHGQIIETWLPYTGAKVVIVANDELAGDTLQQEIMSLAIPQTVSSLFISIEDLAQEIGMLEAGNISSILVLFSNCSDAKRAFDFGFDYTSLNIGNVHYSPGKKQISPSVALSDADESCLKQLSKRGVILDFRCVPNDPVQVRF, encoded by the coding sequence GTGACACTTGTTCGCATTGATAATAGACTTATTCACGGCCAAATCATTGAGACTTGGCTTCCTTATACAGGGGCAAAGGTAGTCATTGTTGCAAATGATGAACTGGCTGGTGATACATTGCAACAGGAAATCATGTCCTTGGCTATACCCCAAACAGTCTCAAGCCTTTTCATCAGTATTGAGGATCTTGCTCAAGAGATAGGGATGCTTGAGGCGGGGAATATCTCTTCAATACTTGTTCTTTTTTCCAATTGTTCAGACGCCAAAAGAGCGTTTGATTTTGGGTTTGACTATACTAGTCTTAATATTGGAAATGTTCATTATAGCCCTGGGAAAAAACAGATATCCCCAAGCGTAGCGCTTTCCGATGCTGATGAAAGTTGTTTGAAACAACTTTCAAAAAGGGGAGTCATTCTTGATTTTCGTTGTGTCCCCAACGATCCTGTGCAGGTGAGGTTTTAG